From the genome of Patescibacteria group bacterium, one region includes:
- a CDS encoding pitrilysin family protein, with product MNFSKKILSNGVRLISIPMPASPTVTVMVLVEAGSKYETKDRNGISHFLEHFVFKGTTRRPKTADISRELDSLGAQYNAFTSQEFTGYYAKAHKDKTEKILDIVADMYLDPTLPEIELEKEKGVVIQEIKMYEDEPSRNVQDLFMELMYGDQPTGRNIAGTEETVKSFSREDLLLYRSELYVGEATTIIVSGGFDEAVVDHVEKIFSVLPKPKKFEKPKVIESQVSPKILIKEKETDQTHLVLGVRAFSVFDPQAPILRVLCAVLGAGMSSRLFTKLRDELGLCYYVSASPDLYTDHGIFQVSVGADTKKVPETIKAVMEELKRLKSELVSEEELRKTKDFLVGNLYLSLESSDELAQFIGMQEVLRKPIKLAEQVSKEIEMVTPEQIKALAQKLFIDQSLNLAIIGPFKDNSPFLDVLKF from the coding sequence ATGAATTTTTCTAAAAAGATTTTATCAAACGGTGTTCGGCTTATCAGTATTCCAATGCCCGCCAGTCCTACTGTGACCGTGATGGTGCTCGTTGAGGCTGGGTCAAAATACGAGACGAAGGATCGCAACGGTATTTCGCATTTTCTTGAACATTTTGTTTTTAAAGGGACGACTCGTCGACCGAAAACCGCTGACATTTCAAGAGAGCTCGATTCATTGGGTGCTCAGTACAACGCTTTTACCAGTCAAGAATTTACAGGGTATTACGCCAAAGCCCACAAAGATAAAACAGAAAAAATTTTAGATATTGTCGCTGACATGTATCTTGACCCAACCCTTCCAGAAATTGAACTTGAAAAAGAAAAAGGTGTGGTGATTCAGGAAATAAAAATGTATGAAGACGAACCGTCTCGAAATGTCCAAGATTTGTTTATGGAATTAATGTACGGAGATCAGCCTACGGGAAGAAATATTGCGGGCACTGAAGAAACAGTCAAAAGTTTTTCTCGAGAGGATTTATTGCTTTATCGCAGTGAGTTGTACGTTGGGGAAGCAACGACGATTATCGTTTCGGGTGGATTTGACGAGGCGGTGGTGGATCACGTTGAAAAGATTTTTAGTGTTTTGCCTAAACCGAAGAAATTTGAAAAGCCGAAAGTTATCGAATCACAAGTCAGTCCTAAAATTTTAATTAAAGAAAAAGAAACCGATCAGACTCACCTTGTTCTTGGCGTCCGTGCTTTTTCTGTGTTCGATCCACAAGCTCCTATTTTGAGAGTTTTGTGCGCGGTACTCGGGGCAGGGATGAGCTCAAGACTCTTTACAAAATTGCGAGACGAGCTTGGTCTTTGTTATTACGTAAGTGCTTCGCCGGATTTGTATACCGACCACGGCATATTCCAAGTCTCAGTTGGCGCTGACACTAAAAAGGTTCCTGAGACAATCAAGGCAGTAATGGAGGAATTGAAAAGATTAAAATCAGAATTAGTTTCTGAAGAGGAACTTCGCAAAACTAAAGATTTTCTTGTTGGTAATTTGTATTTGAGTTTGGAGTCGTCAGATGAGCTGGCACAGTTTATCGGTATGCAGGAGGTTTTACGCAAGCCAATCAAATTAGCTGAACAGGTCTCGAAAGAGATTGAGATGGTCACTCCTGAGCAAATTAAAGCTCTTGCCCAGAAACTTTTTATTGACCAGTCTCTAAACTTGGCTATTATTGGGCCATTCAAAGATAATTCACCATTTTTAGATGTTTTAAAGTTTTAA
- a CDS encoding AI-2E family transporter gives MESNKEIHITVKSGSIFRAVIVLIAFVLLYYIRDLVLVVLAAVVIASAMEPFTSWFTAHRINRLLAVIFMYFMLAGIIGSVFYFFLPPLLDDTSNFLSTAPQYLDSISFWDPLQKDSVLESKEAVQSLSADLSQSRQVVSGFSSEFSISKMINNIRVAISTVSQGFIETLSLIFGGILSSVLIIVLSFYLAVQEDGVATFLQFVTPARHEKYIIGLWKRVQVKIGLWMQGQLILALVVGLLVYLVLTIFGGTLHVGNPLLLAFLAGVFEIIPLFGPILSAIPAVASSYSNGSVTTALIVVFIYLIIHQLENNLIYPLVVKKIVGVQPILVILALIVGFKLAGFLGVLLSVPVATTLMEYLNDLQKNKLPKANA, from the coding sequence ATGGAAAGCAACAAAGAGATTCATATTACGGTCAAATCAGGATCAATTTTCAGAGCGGTGATTGTCTTGATTGCTTTTGTTTTGCTCTACTATATTCGTGACTTAGTGCTGGTCGTGCTGGCGGCAGTAGTTATTGCTTCCGCCATGGAGCCATTTACATCGTGGTTTACGGCGCACCGTATCAATCGGTTGCTTGCCGTTATTTTCATGTATTTTATGTTGGCTGGAATTATCGGATCAGTGTTTTATTTTTTCCTACCACCTCTGCTTGATGACACTTCCAATTTTTTGTCGACCGCCCCTCAGTATCTCGATAGTATTTCTTTCTGGGATCCTTTGCAAAAAGATTCTGTTCTTGAATCCAAAGAAGCTGTTCAGAGCTTATCTGCCGATTTGTCTCAATCTCGTCAGGTAGTATCCGGATTTTCCTCGGAGTTCTCGATTTCAAAGATGATCAATAATATTCGAGTGGCAATTTCCACGGTCTCTCAAGGTTTTATTGAAACTCTGAGTCTGATATTCGGTGGCATCCTAAGTTCAGTTCTCATCATTGTTCTTTCTTTTTACCTCGCGGTGCAGGAAGATGGGGTGGCGACTTTTTTACAGTTTGTCACTCCCGCTCGGCATGAAAAATACATCATCGGTCTTTGGAAACGCGTGCAGGTGAAAATTGGTTTATGGATGCAGGGACAGCTCATTTTGGCGCTTGTCGTCGGGCTTTTGGTGTATCTGGTTTTGACGATTTTTGGTGGAACGCTTCATGTGGGCAATCCGCTATTGTTGGCATTTCTTGCCGGGGTTTTCGAAATCATTCCACTGTTCGGTCCAATCCTCTCAGCAATTCCCGCGGTTGCGAGTTCTTACAGTAATGGAAGTGTTACGACCGCGCTTATTGTCGTGTTTATCTATTTAATTATTCATCAACTTGAAAACAATCTAATTTATCCTCTGGTCGTGAAAAAGATTGTGGGCGTTCAACCGATCCTGGTTATTTTGGCTTTGATTGTCGGGTTTAAGTTGGCCGGTTTTCTCGGTGTCTTGTTGTCAGTGCCTGTAGCGACAACTCTTATGGAGTATTTGAATGATCTTCAGAAAAATAAATTACCCAAAGCTAACGCCTGA